A stretch of the Acyrthosiphon pisum isolate AL4f chromosome A2, pea_aphid_22Mar2018_4r6ur, whole genome shotgun sequence genome encodes the following:
- the LOC107883223 gene encoding myb/SANT-like DNA-binding domain-containing protein 3, with amino-acid sequence MKSTKRDRGPNWHTQEKEIFFHCVARVKHVIEDSKKDFNSNLKKHEAWEKVTNEFNLHAQVQKREVKNLKHIWESEKAKSKKTFTSERYNRLKTGGGSYETTADKIQSPEVEELIGKPYIVEWKNNYNSDGVAFEKSKTNSSNIIDSSINIVHLGIINSETPIQISDESFTETDFSEPKPTIIIDLTNTPVNESYIKPKKETILKKSQANPPKRWYPERM; translated from the exons atgaaaagtacTAAAAGAGATAGAGGTCCTAATTGGCATACACAAGAGAAagaaatatttttccactgtGTAGCTAGAGTGAAACATGTTATAGAAGAttcaaaaaaagattttaattcaAACCTAAAAAAACACGAAGCTTGGGAAAAAGTAACCAATGAGTTTAATTTACATGCTCAAGTCCAAAAG AGAGAGGTTaagaatttaaaacatatttgggAATCAGAAAAAGCCAAATCTAAGAAAACATTCACTTCTGAAAGATATAACAGATTGAAAACTGGAGGAGGTTCATATGAAACAACAGCTGATAAAATTCAAAGTCCCGAGGTGGAGGAACTTATTGGAAAACCTTATATTGTAGagtggaaaaataattataacagtgATGGTGTGgcatttgaaaaatcaaaaacca ACAGTTCAAATATTATAGACAGTTCAATTAATATAGTTCATTTGGGAATTATCAATTCTGAGACACCAATACAGATTTCCG atGAATCATTTACTGAAACAGATTTTAGTGAGCCGAAaccaactattataatagatttaacTAATACTCCAGTTAATGAAAGCTATATAAAACCA aaaaaagaaACCATATTGAAAAAATCTCAAGCAAATCCACCAAAAAGATGGTATCCTGAAAGAATGTGA